The proteins below are encoded in one region of Aggregicoccus sp. 17bor-14:
- the cphA gene encoding cyanophycin synthetase — protein MEFLNILALRGPNYWSRRSVLEVWVDLGELKDSPSNTLPGLYERLYAALPSLYEHRCGIGEPGGFLLRLKDGTYAGHILEHLALELQSLAGTPVGFGKARETDTPGIYKVAVRYQEEAVGRAALFAARELLLASIQGRPFDVAAAVRELKALVSDVALGPSTQCIVQAAQARNIPVQRLNEGSLVQLGHGSKQRRVWTAETDGTGAVAESIAQDKELTKELLRRAGVPVPEGRVVTSALDAWEAAQEVGLPVVVKPRDGNHGRAVFIELSERAQVEAAYAEAREEGSGVLVERFVPGNEHRLLVVGGRVVAAARGETAYVTGDGEHSVEQLIALQLNSDPRRGDGDECPLNPVSIDRVTRADLERQGLSPTAVPAPGVRVLIQRNGNVAFDCTDEVHPRVAEQVALAARVVGLDIAGIDLVAQDISRPLEEQGGALVEVNAGPGLHPHLRPAVGTPRPVGEAIVDALFASGQDGRIPTVCVTGTNGKTVVTRLVAHLLRDGKTRVGVACSEGVFAGDRTLERSDCAGPRSARRLLMNPGVDAAVVEAGRGGILREGLGFDRCHVAVVTNLQEPDHLGRSHINTVEQMYSVKRCPVDVVLPEGCAVLNAADPWVAKMAELSAGSVTFFAQDPATPVLAEHRARGLRAVCVRDGQLVLAEGEQETPVVALSELAFTRGGQVAFQVDNALAAAAAGWALGLSPGQLRERLCSFPAGRETPGRFEVFQAHGATVVVDDAHNPAALAAVLAALAGMPASRRTAVYSAGAFRRDEDLVRQGALLAAHFDRVLLYQDASTLDRADGELFALLRQGLASAARAERPLKVEELRTHAEAVARALASLRPGELLLVQTEDAGTAAAVQAVQAWADRDFTRVAES, from the coding sequence ATGGAGTTCCTCAACATCCTGGCCCTGCGCGGGCCGAACTACTGGTCCCGCCGCTCGGTCCTCGAGGTGTGGGTGGACCTGGGCGAGCTGAAGGACTCTCCGTCCAACACGCTGCCCGGGCTCTACGAGCGCCTCTACGCCGCGCTGCCCAGCCTCTACGAGCACCGCTGCGGCATCGGCGAGCCGGGCGGCTTCCTCTTGCGGCTCAAGGACGGCACCTACGCGGGCCACATCCTCGAGCACCTCGCCCTGGAGCTGCAGTCGCTCGCGGGCACGCCGGTGGGCTTCGGCAAGGCGCGCGAGACGGACACGCCCGGCATCTACAAGGTGGCGGTGCGCTACCAGGAGGAGGCCGTGGGGCGCGCCGCGCTCTTCGCCGCGCGCGAGCTCCTGCTCGCCTCCATCCAGGGCCGCCCCTTCGACGTGGCGGCCGCGGTGCGCGAGCTCAAGGCGCTGGTGAGCGACGTCGCGCTGGGGCCCAGCACCCAGTGCATCGTGCAGGCCGCCCAGGCGCGCAACATCCCCGTGCAGCGGCTCAACGAGGGCAGCCTCGTGCAGCTGGGCCACGGCTCGAAGCAGCGCCGGGTGTGGACGGCGGAGACGGACGGCACCGGCGCGGTGGCGGAGTCCATCGCGCAGGACAAGGAGCTGACGAAGGAGCTCTTGCGGCGCGCGGGCGTCCCGGTGCCCGAGGGGCGCGTGGTGACGAGCGCCCTGGACGCGTGGGAGGCCGCGCAGGAGGTGGGCCTGCCGGTGGTGGTGAAGCCGCGCGACGGCAACCACGGCCGCGCGGTGTTCATCGAGCTGAGCGAGCGCGCGCAGGTGGAGGCCGCGTACGCCGAGGCCCGCGAGGAGGGCTCGGGCGTGCTGGTGGAGCGCTTCGTGCCCGGCAACGAGCACCGCCTGCTGGTGGTGGGCGGCCGGGTGGTCGCGGCCGCGCGCGGCGAGACCGCGTACGTCACGGGCGACGGCGAGCACAGCGTGGAGCAGCTCATCGCCCTGCAGCTCAACAGCGACCCGCGCCGCGGCGACGGCGACGAGTGCCCCCTCAACCCGGTGAGCATCGACCGCGTCACCCGCGCGGACCTCGAGCGCCAGGGCCTCAGCCCCACGGCGGTGCCGGCGCCGGGCGTGCGCGTGCTCATCCAGCGCAACGGCAACGTGGCCTTCGACTGCACGGACGAGGTGCACCCCCGCGTGGCGGAGCAGGTGGCGCTCGCGGCGCGCGTGGTGGGCCTGGACATCGCGGGCATCGACCTGGTGGCGCAGGACATCTCGCGCCCGCTCGAGGAGCAGGGCGGGGCGCTGGTGGAGGTGAACGCCGGGCCCGGGCTGCACCCGCACCTGCGCCCGGCGGTGGGCACCCCCCGCCCGGTGGGCGAGGCCATCGTGGATGCGCTCTTCGCCTCCGGGCAGGACGGCCGCATCCCCACGGTGTGCGTCACCGGCACCAACGGCAAGACGGTGGTCACCCGGCTCGTCGCGCACCTGCTGCGGGACGGCAAGACGCGCGTGGGCGTGGCCTGCTCCGAGGGCGTCTTCGCCGGGGACCGGACCCTGGAGCGCTCGGACTGCGCGGGGCCGCGCTCGGCGCGAAGGCTCCTGATGAATCCCGGGGTGGATGCCGCCGTCGTGGAGGCCGGGCGCGGGGGAATCCTGCGCGAGGGGCTGGGCTTCGACCGCTGCCACGTGGCGGTGGTCACCAACCTCCAGGAGCCGGATCACTTGGGCCGCAGCCACATCAACACGGTGGAGCAGATGTACAGCGTGAAGCGCTGCCCGGTGGACGTGGTGCTGCCGGAGGGCTGCGCCGTGCTCAACGCCGCGGACCCCTGGGTGGCGAAGATGGCGGAGCTGTCCGCAGGCTCCGTCACCTTCTTCGCGCAGGACCCTGCCACGCCCGTGCTCGCCGAGCACCGGGCGCGCGGGCTGCGGGCGGTGTGCGTGCGCGACGGGCAGCTCGTCCTCGCCGAAGGAGAGCAGGAGACGCCCGTGGTGGCGCTCTCCGAGCTCGCCTTCACCCGCGGCGGACAGGTGGCCTTCCAGGTGGACAACGCGCTCGCAGCGGCCGCGGCGGGCTGGGCGCTGGGGCTCTCGCCCGGGCAGCTGCGCGAGCGGCTCTGCTCCTTCCCCGCCGGCCGCGAGACGCCGGGCCGCTTCGAGGTCTTCCAGGCCCACGGGGCCACCGTGGTGGTGGACGACGCGCACAACCCCGCTGCGCTCGCGGCGGTGCTCGCGGCGCTCGCCGGGATGCCCGCCTCGCGGCGCACCGCGGTGTACTCGGCCGGCGCCTTCCGCCGCGACGAGGACCTGGTGCGCCAGGGCGCGCTGCTCGCCGCCCACTTCGACCGGGTGCTGCTCTACCAGGACGCCTCCACGCTGGACCGCGCGGACGGCGAGCTCTTCGCGCTGCTGCGCCAGGGGCTCGCGAGCGCGGCGCGGGCCGAGCGGCCCCTCAAGGTTGAAGAGCTGCGCACGCACGCGGAGGCCGTCGCGCGCGCGCTTGCCTCCTTGCGCCCCGGAGAGCTGTTGCTGGTGCAGACCGAGGATGCGGGCACCGCCGCGGCCGTGCAGGCCGTGCAGGCATGGGCGGACCGGGACTTCACGCGGGTGGCGGAGTCATGA
- the cphA gene encoding cyanophycin synthetase: MELVSVRALRGPNIWTRRTVLVVTLRVAAVVMAATAEAVPAEALAAEELETRVRQHLPQLPVPSLKLSHAAALPLMFERVARGLLLGAGCAAEFSRVSPTQAQDTWEVVLEYGEEPVGRKAVADAHALLQAAASGQPYDAQAAIKELRALDENSRLGPTTGSIARAALARGIPVRRLNEGSLVQFGWGARQRRILASETDRTGAIGESIAQDKELTKTLLRAVGVPVPAGRAVESAEDAWDAALEVGLPVVLKPRYGSQGRGVAVNLQSKEQVLAAYASAREHGSSILVEKCATGMDHRLLVIGHKLVAAARREPPQVTGDGVRSVAELVDEVNRDPQRGEDHATSLSKIPLDAIALGVLAEQGLVAESVPQLGQRVLLRRNANLSTGGSAADVTDIVHPDVAALAVDAARMVGLDVCGVDVVCHDITRPLEEQGGVFVEVNAAPGFRMHLAPSRGLPRPVGEAVMSTLFSGGEQGRIPTVAVTGNNGKTTTVRLIAHLLEGRGLKVGMTCTDGVYVGGRRIDTGDCSGPKSARSVLANPSVEAAVLETARGGILREGLGFDRCDVAVLTNIGEGDHLGMNEIDTPQQLAAVKRVIAENVSSTGHVVLNAADPLTLAMAARASGPVTLFALDKDLPALQAHRARGGRAVYVDGGTVVAAEGASETALVAVDAIPLTRGGRIRFQVENVLAAVGAGWGLGLPWESVRAGLLSFANDFQSAPGRFNVVEHNGATIIVDYGHNVDAFAALVDAVNRLPSQRRIAVLTGAGDRRDMDLQRLGEILGNHFDEVGLFEDACNRGRKDGEVIELLRRGVATGSRVSHVAEFRGELVALEATLRRLRPGDIGLLLIDEVDRSLAWLREYLAGGQPAALVA; the protein is encoded by the coding sequence ATGGAGCTTGTTTCCGTTCGGGCGCTGCGAGGCCCCAATATCTGGACGCGCCGCACCGTGCTCGTGGTCACGCTGCGCGTCGCCGCCGTGGTCATGGCCGCCACCGCCGAGGCCGTCCCCGCCGAGGCCCTGGCCGCCGAGGAGCTGGAGACGCGCGTGCGCCAGCACCTGCCGCAGCTGCCGGTGCCCTCGCTGAAGCTCTCGCACGCCGCCGCGCTGCCGCTGATGTTCGAGCGCGTGGCGCGGGGGCTGCTGCTCGGCGCGGGCTGCGCTGCGGAGTTCAGCCGCGTGAGCCCCACCCAGGCGCAGGACACCTGGGAGGTGGTGCTCGAGTACGGCGAGGAGCCGGTGGGCCGCAAGGCGGTGGCGGACGCGCACGCGCTCCTGCAGGCCGCCGCCTCGGGCCAGCCCTACGACGCGCAGGCGGCCATCAAGGAGCTGCGCGCGCTGGACGAGAACAGCCGCCTGGGCCCCACCACGGGCTCCATCGCGCGCGCCGCGCTCGCGCGCGGCATCCCGGTGCGCCGGCTCAACGAGGGCAGCCTCGTGCAGTTCGGCTGGGGCGCGCGCCAGCGGCGCATCCTCGCCTCGGAGACGGACCGCACGGGCGCCATCGGCGAGTCCATCGCGCAGGACAAGGAGCTGACCAAGACGCTCTTGCGCGCGGTGGGCGTGCCGGTGCCCGCGGGGCGCGCGGTGGAGAGCGCCGAGGACGCGTGGGACGCCGCGCTCGAGGTGGGCCTGCCGGTGGTGCTCAAGCCGCGCTACGGCAGCCAGGGCCGCGGCGTGGCGGTGAACCTCCAGTCCAAGGAGCAGGTGCTCGCCGCCTATGCCTCCGCGCGAGAGCACGGCTCCTCCATCCTGGTGGAGAAGTGCGCCACCGGCATGGACCACCGCCTGCTGGTCATCGGCCACAAGCTGGTGGCGGCCGCGCGCCGCGAGCCCCCGCAGGTGACGGGCGACGGCGTGCGCAGCGTGGCGGAGCTGGTGGACGAGGTGAACCGCGACCCGCAGCGCGGCGAGGACCACGCCACCTCCCTGAGCAAGATTCCCCTGGATGCCATCGCGCTCGGCGTGCTCGCGGAGCAGGGGCTCGTGGCGGAGAGCGTGCCGCAGCTGGGCCAGCGCGTGCTCTTGCGGCGCAACGCGAACCTGTCCACCGGCGGCTCGGCCGCGGACGTGACGGACATCGTCCACCCGGACGTGGCGGCGCTCGCGGTGGACGCGGCCCGCATGGTGGGCCTGGACGTGTGCGGGGTGGACGTGGTGTGCCACGACATCACCCGGCCGCTCGAGGAGCAGGGCGGGGTGTTCGTGGAGGTGAACGCGGCGCCCGGCTTCCGCATGCACCTCGCCCCCTCGCGGGGCCTGCCGCGCCCCGTGGGCGAGGCGGTGATGTCCACCCTCTTCTCCGGGGGTGAGCAGGGCCGCATCCCCACCGTGGCCGTCACCGGCAACAACGGGAAGACCACCACCGTGCGGCTCATCGCGCACCTCCTCGAGGGGCGCGGCCTGAAGGTGGGCATGACCTGCACGGACGGCGTGTACGTGGGCGGCCGCCGCATCGACACCGGGGACTGCTCGGGCCCCAAGAGCGCGCGCTCCGTGCTGGCCAACCCCAGCGTGGAGGCGGCGGTGCTGGAGACGGCGCGCGGCGGCATCCTGCGCGAGGGCCTCGGCTTCGACCGCTGCGACGTCGCCGTGCTCACCAACATCGGCGAGGGCGACCACCTGGGCATGAACGAGATCGACACGCCGCAGCAGCTCGCGGCGGTCAAGCGCGTCATCGCCGAGAACGTGTCCTCGACGGGCCACGTGGTGCTCAACGCCGCGGACCCGCTCACGCTCGCGATGGCCGCGCGCGCGAGCGGCCCGGTCACCCTGTTCGCGCTGGACAAGGACCTGCCCGCGCTGCAGGCGCACCGCGCGCGCGGCGGCCGCGCTGTCTACGTGGACGGCGGCACGGTCGTTGCGGCCGAGGGTGCGAGCGAGACCGCGCTCGTGGCCGTGGACGCGATTCCCCTCACCCGCGGCGGGCGCATCCGCTTCCAGGTGGAGAACGTGCTCGCGGCGGTGGGCGCGGGCTGGGGCCTGGGGCTGCCGTGGGAGAGCGTGCGCGCGGGGCTGCTCAGCTTCGCGAACGACTTCCAGAGCGCGCCGGGCCGCTTCAACGTGGTGGAGCACAACGGCGCCACCATCATCGTGGACTACGGGCACAACGTGGACGCCTTCGCGGCGCTCGTGGACGCGGTGAACCGCCTGCCCAGCCAGCGCCGCATCGCGGTGCTCACCGGCGCGGGCGACCGGCGCGACATGGACCTGCAGCGGCTCGGGGAGATCCTGGGCAACCACTTCGACGAGGTGGGGCTCTTCGAGGACGCGTGCAACCGCGGCCGCAAGGACGGCGAGG